The Prionailurus bengalensis isolate Pbe53 chromosome E2, Fcat_Pben_1.1_paternal_pri, whole genome shotgun sequence region TGCAGGGCACACACATAAGAGGTGAGGCGGGGGAGCTGACCCTATGGACTTGGAAGGAAGACGAAGCCAGCCTCCAAACTCTGACAGCAGCCCTGCCCAGTCAGGGGTTTCCCAGGCTGAGATGTCCTCCTAAACTTCACAACTGTAAGCTCTGGTTTTACTCACCCTTGGCTCCCCAGTGCCCCGCACAGTGCCAGCCTTTAGAAGGAGGTGAATGGATGAACATGCCTGGATCCCCTAGAAGGCTGTGAACTCCTTCCAAGCAAAGGCCATTTCTGATCACTACAGTATCACCCCTGCCTACCCTCCCCATGTCCTGCTGATGACCACGGGGCTGAATCCCTTTCTCCTCACTAGAACTTCTCAGCTCAAACCCATGGTTCCACGGGTCAGACTGAGGCCTCACTGGTCCTTATGGATAAGTAACAGAGACCCCGGCAACTTACAAAAGGAGGATCTGCCTCCACTGGTTATGGCCAGGCCCCatctttttttgcctttctgaCTGGTAACGGTATTTTTCAGCAGAGGTCCTCCGTACCCACAGGCAGGATCCTCATGCATTTATACGTCCACTTGTCATTTACTCACTGGTTCATTTGTCCACTTATGTGtccactcactctctcattcATGTCTTCAGTCCTCTGACCACTCATCTCCTTCCTGTATTCATTCATCTCCTAAACGCTGTGCAGAAcgctgaggaagagagaggcatcAGACACAAATCTTGCCTTTGAGAGCTCTGAGATTGGGGCACGGGGCACAAGAGCCATGGACATGCTCACACAGCAGAGTACAAAGTAGTCAACGTCATGAGAAACATACAAACGCATCACTGAGGGGTCACAGAAGTAAAGACTTCTTCCAGTTGAGAAAGGGGGAGATCAGAAGCAGCTTCCTGGAGCGTGTGTCATCAGTggcagctccagaatttctacgTGGAGAGGGGGTGAAGGTGGCAGCTTTTGGGGACAACCTGAAGCTGCATCATCAGGGGAGCGCTTTACACAAGACTGAAGAGCAATCCGCTGCCTATATCAGAGAATGAGGTTATGGTGAAGATGGGGGGCTCGTTCTCCCACAGAGCCCCTCTTGCTTCTACTACTCAAGAAATGGCATTTGAGCTCATGCTTCGGTAAATGAGGAGGATTTATTTGGACTCGAGGCAGTAGGGAAAGATGAACACCTGACAGGAGCAAAGGCCGGATGTGGAAAAGTTCGGGGCAAGTATGGGGAGCCTGGAGTCCCTAGGTTTTGGTGAGGCAGGTAGAAGGGAGGAGTGGGCAGTGACCTGAGAAAGGTAAGTTGACCTTGGAATGCAAGGCTAAGATGTTCGGGCTTCCTTCAGCAGATGGTGGGAACCGCTGAAGGTTTTGAGAATAACAAGAGaatagcaagagaaaaacagggCCAGTGCTATTTTGGGGGTTCCAGCTCCGAAGCAGTGTGGAGAATGAAGAGAAGCAAGCAAGCCCACAGGAGGCTGGTTCCAGGCCCTTCCTAATGTTTAGGGGGGCAGAGCAAGAGCACAAATGGAGGTTCACACGCCACTGGCTAAAATATCTAAAAGTTATAAAtcaaattgacaaataaaatacattccaTCCCCCTACCTTACAGAGAGCTTCATAGCCACCTGAAGGACCAGCTTCAAATGTTTAGTTCTCAAATCCTCGCACTGGAAGGCACCTAGAGAGCTGCCCATGGCCCCAAGGCCCACCTCCCTTCTTTTCCCAACCTTAGCCTCTTCCCTCACTCCGAGAGGCCTCATGCACACCAGCGGGCTCCCAGCCCACACATCCAAACTCTGTTTGCACCCCCAGCAAACAGCTACCTCCAGCCACCCTTCAGGCCTAGAGTGACACACACCAGCTGCCCATCTGCCCTTGGGAGCCTGGGGCAGAGGTCTGAGCAAACCCTCGGAAGCAAGCCGGCTTGGGATGAGACAAGATTCCAGAATCCAGAGTGTTATGTGTATGGTCTAGAAGAGGTTGCGTACTTCGGTTGGGGACGTGCCCCTGACCTTTGGCCTTCTCACCCAGGGAGTCTGGAGGATATGCCAAAAAAGGCCCCAGTGGGGCTTTCTAAAGCCCAAGACCCTGGCTAGAAGCCCCCTCTGCCCATGGTAAGGGCTTTTAGGACCAAGGGAGATGGAATGAGGCCCCGAGCCAGGCCCTGTGAAGAAGGGAGCAGAAATGGCAGGCTGCATAGGACTTGGAGAGCAGAGGGTACAGCTGCCAATCTGAGCACTACGAGCACCACTGGAGCCTGAGCCCGGCTCCTTGATACCTTGGCACATACGCAGATGGGTGGATGAGCCACCTGCATCCCTTCTGAGAAGCCACCTGTGTGACTGTactgccctccctctcctctgccctccttctgcCCGCTCCCTCCAACCCCCAGCCCGCAGCGTCTGGCCGGGCCGTGTGCAGGGCGTCTGGCCCCAGGGACAGGTGGGGTGCGCCCAAGTGCACACCTACACAGCTATAAATAGGGAGCCTCCAGCGGCTGCTGGCTCAGCTTCTCTTCCCCAGCTGTGATAGCACTGGAGCCTCTGGAACACCTGGACCATGGACCCCGGCGAATGCACCTGCATGTCAGGTGAGTGAGCATGCCCACTCTGGGGTCCTGGGACCTTGCACCAGCTTCCCACAGGGCACCCACAGGGCTCTGATGAATATTTCTCTCCCTCCAATTAGGAGCCACCAGTGGGGTTTGTCTCGGACTGGTGACCTCTGGGACGGCTCCCACTCTGTGGCCTACCAGTCTGGTTTGCTAGAATCGAGACCCTGGATCAGGGGGCACTTAGTGTCAGGCCCCCAGGGGCAGCCACCAGAGTTGAGGAAGTGCTGTGGCTCAGAATCTGGCAATCTGGTTTTGGTCCACTGCTGCCATTCACTCCTGACACTTAGTATTTCCaacactcagtttcctcatccaaaaACCAGGGTCACTCATCCCCAGCTGCCCACCTCCCACTGTTGCTATGAAAGTGTTAAAATCATAAGGCATTTGCAGACGTCAAGGGAGTTATTAGAAGCATACGCGGGCTCCCGAGTCTCTGAAACTCCTTAATTTCACATAAGCACGTAGCACAGGAGGAAAGAGGTCAGAGTTTGGAGACATCCTGGTCTTTTATCAAGAATCCTCACAAGCCTCTCTGGTCCTATACAGGACTATGTCTATACCCAAAACTTGCCAAAGAGACAGAAGCTTCCAGCATTTTGACACTCAAATGATAGgggggatgatttttttttttaagtgtagatgGTTTTTGTATGAAAACAAGCTATGGCTGCAGCTCTCTTTTGAGGTTATTTATGTCCCTGGTTCTTTCTCCTGGCCCTTCAGGGTTGCCATCTTGCCTGATGCCTTGCAAAGGTGAGGAGGGTATACAAGGCTCCGACAGCCCCTGGGGGACCTGGGGCTTGGTGGACTTGGCCTAGTCTCCTGGTTCTCAACCCTGACTGTACATCAGACtgggttgctttttaaaatatgattcccggggcccctgtgtggctcaatcagctaagtgcccaactttgggtcaggtcacgatctcacggttcgtgagttcaagccccgcatccaggttctctgctgacagcccagggcccgcctcggatcctctgccccctctctctctgcccctccccctctcaaaactaaataaacatttaaaaaaatacaattcccttttctccacccaGACTCACGAATCAGACTATCTCAAGGGTCGGACCCATGAGTCTGCAATTTAGCAAGTGTCCCGGCTGAAGGGCTGGACACAGCCACCCCAGTTTCCATCCATGGTCTGTGACTGGGAACCACTAAGGGGCCCTGGCCACTTGTGTGATGCTCGACAGCATCTTCTATCCTcttgcccagcccctccccaagGACAGACCACTAACCTTGCCACCGGGACGATCTGCAGCACACCTTGCGTCCTCGTTTGATCTCAGTCCTTAACGCTTGtggctctgtcttctcttctaggAGGAATTTGCATCTGTGGAGACAATTGCAAATGCACAACTTGCAACTGTAAAACGTGTCGAAAAAGTGAGTTATGCTGACCGGGGGCACCGCTGGCCAGAAGCTAAGAAAGTCTGTTCCCTCCTTTCTCAACCCTCCAGCCAGCCATGGTGGTATTAAGCAGGTTCTGGAGGCCTTTGACCCATGCAGGAGTGATCTGAAATAAAAGCTGAGCAGAGACCTGGGGCAAAGCTCTTAAAGCTTGCAGCCCACCTGGGGATGGGGGCCTCCATGGGGTTGCATAGGAAGAGGGCTGCGGGGAGGTCCTGTTGTGGCCAGTGGTGAACGGGGTGGAGCACTGGCCTGGGGTCATGAGCTCTGAGTTTTAGTCTTGATCTGCCACTGACCAATGACCTTGAGCaaaccccttcccctctctgggcatGTGGCATATTCTTGATGACTCCTGAGGACCCCTCTGGCTCTAACATCCCACAGCTTCCTGCCCCAGGTAGGAAGGTCTTCTGCTAATGTGGTCTTCTGCTAACGTGGATAGAAGCCTGTGGCATGCTCTGCTTTCTCtaaggggtgggagaggaagtgGAAAGATGGGGGCGTGGCCCCCAAACTCACCTGTCTGTCCTGTGACCTTTTCAGGCTGCTGTCCTTGCTGCCCCCCGGGCTGTGCCAAGTGTGCCCGGGGCTGCATCTGCAAAGGGGGCTCAGACAAGTGCAGCTGCTGCCCCTGAAATGCATCCGTTGTGCTGGAGGCAAGGCCTGGGAAGCATCTGTACAGAGCATTAGTCGAGAAGTTAGAATTCTTGTACCATAGGttatgctttttatatatttgctcAGATGTGGTGTTGGTGACATTCATGTAAAGTGCTTACAGTAATAAAGTTTCCGCTCATGGttgtctgatggctcagagcactGTTTTACCCTAAACCAGCAGGACGGAGAAGGACTGACTGTTGCAGACATGGTAGGCGCCGGCCCGCATCCCTTCTGCAGATGGCAGCTAATTACCCAAACCTGCAACTCTGCCTCAGGGGGCTCTCTCCTGCTGCACGAGCTTGCTAGATGCCTGCACAGAGCAGGCCAGGAGTACTGGGAAATCATCGCCCCTGGGGACAGCCCTTAGCTAATGACAAAGAGGAGTTGGTGGACGAATACCCACAGCATCTTTATCCTTCCAGTGGGACAAATCTGTGACGGGTTCTAGACCATGCTCCGGAAATCCCCAGCAGCAGAGAGCTCCAGTAGCCCATGGTGGTGACCTGCTCCTTAACATACGCCAtattgccttccttccttccccgcCTCACTTCTCCATTTTCCTACCAGTGCTTCCTGGGATCCCCCACCCAACAAAACTTGTGCGACAAAACTTCCGCTTTGGAACTAACTCAATCTTAGGCAGGCTCTCCGGCATAATATTGGCCCAGAATGCCTCACTGTGTGAATAGTGATATTTAAGGAACTTTAGCACTGAATCGTCCATGAACTCCTAGGGTAGAATGTCTGTGCAGATCTAAAGAAAACCCCCAAGGCCAAGGTACTGAGGGAATTAGCTCCCTGGTTTGGTTATTTCGGCTCACTTTGGGAGTGGGTGACAGGGTAGACATAGGCCAGGAGAAACTGATGCTCTTCCCTGAAGTTCTTGTATTTCACGGAAGTCAATGTGAAGAGAATCTGAGGTCTTTGCTATTCCCCCCCAGATTGCTGACACAGACATCAGAGCTTTCGCTGCCCTGGCCCAAGTCCAACTAAGCTTAATGATTCTAAGTGCTGCCACTATGTCATTATGCAGCACTTATAATGCATCAGCCACCGTGCTGAGCATTTTACACACACGTTCTCATTTAATCCCTTCAACAGCCCTGCAAGAGGGTGGGTTGTATGGAGGAatcctggattttaaaaaaaattacttatttttaaataaatctacatACACAAGgtacaaaatacaaaagatacAAAAGGTATAAGTCTCCTTCCACCTTTGCCTCCCAGTCCCTCCTCCTCAAGACAGTGACTGTAACCACTTGTATTCCAGGGATATTCCCTGCCTGTACAAGCATGTGTGACACactgcatcacacacacacacacacacacacacacacacacggcagtGTACTACATAGCTGGGGAAACGTGGTGTTTCCCCTTATATAGTAAATTCTCTGCCAAGTCCTTTTTTCCACTTAAGAGAGAACAGtaagtagaaggaaaaataagattaaaccacaaaaaaaaaaaaaaaaaacatggtgaCAAAACAAGAATCAATGGCTGAAGCACAATGGGAGACAAAGAGGGAACTCCATATATGTCTCTTTCATGGCAGAGCTGTCCCTGAGCCTAGCACCTGCCATTGACCGTGCAGAGCAGGGGCCATAAACAGCTATAGGAAACACTGGTAACAATGAGCCTTCCTCTCCCTAAAAATGCACATACTAAAACCCTCACTCAATTTTACATATGAGCTTAGAGAATTCACAGGCCCCCTGAGTCATCTCTGGATCCCTGAGGAGATCTTGGTTAAGAATCCAAGGCATGTGCACGGTATCtattacttaaaagaataaagtggTCTAATAACAG contains the following coding sequences:
- the LOC122494231 gene encoding metallothionein-4 produces the protein MDPGECTCMSGGICICGDNCKCTTCNCKTCRKSCCPCCPPGCAKCARGCICKGGSDKCSCCP